From one Polyodon spathula isolate WHYD16114869_AA unplaced genomic scaffold, ASM1765450v1 scaffolds_633, whole genome shotgun sequence genomic stretch:
- the LOC121308287 gene encoding protein 4.1-like isoform X12, translating into MAHSPAWMLCGALPCFNMTTEASSVGEAESQQRPSEPEAEQRPPPAQEPAASEPRESSKEEPEGQDKPSETPSSPAEEQLKPRSRSSAGRGLSRLFSSFLKRRSQCSEGEGAVPDKTGGGDKDKEARPEVQEEEVLLKAPIADPEPELRAEGDPALDLHSLSSVETQPAQEDQKEDQDTEEEEEEEEEKQVGTETEGGKEGGDSESKPTEESKPGPKLPRKPRAMRYKVSLLDEEVYECDLDKHAKGQELFAKVCDHLNLLEKDYYGLAIWESSTVKTWLDLTKEIRKQVQEVPCSLTFNVKFYPPDPTQLTEDITRYYLCLQLRKDIVSGRLPCSFVTLALLGSYTAQSELGEYDPDLHGTDYLSQVRLAPNQTKELEEKVMELHRTYRSMTPAQADQQFLENAKKLSMYGLDLHQAKDLEGVEIMLGVCSSGLHVYKDKLRINRFPWPKVLKISYKRSSFFIKIRPSEQEQYESTIGFKLPNYKASKKLWKVCVEHHTFFRLTSTEATTPRRFLALGSKFRYSGRTQAQTRQASSMIDRPAPLFQRTASKRASRSLDGARGKSPQSDLKPVAERKEEDWFTLLDPARSEPSLEGSVGDESHQPQPIGAERKKEDDWFVLLDPSRSEPSPRPPVEGKSAQSDLKPVAERKEEGDWFVLLDPTHSEPAPQPPAEGKAPYPKPIGAEKVEVEEDDWFVLLDPTRSEPAPKPPAMVVTPDKSPRPVSAPVISQGPQGEARAQAPATAKQDQREVTPAVTQEERKVEVKPEVKPAELPSRPEPVQVKMRREPREAPTVTATNGDKSQRPSVADEELVRMRKKRAKKIEGETIYIRHSNLMLEDLDKTQDEIMRHQASISELKRNFMESVPEPRPSEWDKRLSTHSPFRTLNINGQVQPGPDGTKGRPLLVQEEEPVRENGNLPLGTEKQEEPSRKVSIVIPEDAKRYKPCQLYSVNLQLPGAPFLMSLLIVLVLTFWWLIFI; encoded by the exons tTTCAACATGACGACAGAAGCCAGTTCAGTAGGCGAGGCGGAGAGCCAGCAGAGGCCCAGTGAACCCGAGGCAGAGCAGCGGCCCCCACCAGCCCAGGAGCCCGCCGCCTCGGAGCCCCGGGAAAGCTCAAAGGAGGAGCCGGAGGGGCAGGACAAGCCCAGCGAGACCCCCAGCTCTCCCGCGGAGGAGCAGCTGAAACCCCGGAGCCGATCGTCGGCCGGCCGCGGACTCTCGCGCCTCTTCTCCTCCTTCCTGAAGCGCCGCTCGCAGTGCTCGGAGGGAGAGGGTGCGGTGCCAGACAAGACAGGGGGCGGAGACAAGGACAAGGAGGCGAGGCCCGAGGTCCAGGAAGAGGAAGTGCTGCTCAAGGCTCCTATCGCTGATCCTGAACCCGAGCTGAGAGCGGAGGGGGACCCTGCTCTCGACCTGCACTCTCTGAGCAGCGTTGAGACACAG cCGGCTCAGGAGGACCAGAAGGAGGACCAGGAcacagaggaggaagaggaagaggaggaagaaaaacAGGTGGGAACCGAGACCGAGGGTGGCAAGGAAGGTGGCGACTCGGAGAGTAAACCCACTGAAGAGTCCAAACCCGGCCCAAAGCTGCCCCGCAAACCCAGAGCCATGCGCTACAAAGTGTCCCTGCTGGACGAAGAGGTCTACGAGTGCGACCTGGAC AAACATGCAAAGGGCCAGGAGTTGTTCGCGAAGGTCTGTGATCATCTCAACCTCCTGGAGAAAGACTACTATGGACTGGCGATCTGGGAGTCATCCACCGTGAAG aCATGGCTGGACCTTACAAAGGAGATCCGGAAGCAGGTGCAAG AAGTTCCCTGCAGCTTGACGTTCAATGTCAAATTTTACCCCCCGGACCCTACCCAGCTCACAGAGGACATCACCAG GTACTACCTGTGTTTGCAGCTGCGGAAGGACATTGTGTCAGGACGGCTGCCCTGCTCCTTCGTCACGCTGGCCCTGCTGGGCTCCTACACGGCGCAGTCGGAGCTGGGAGAGTATGACCCCGACCTGCACGGCACGGACTACCTGAGCCAGGTGCGGCTCGCCCCCAACCAGACCAAGGAGCTGGAGGAGAAGGTGATGGAGCTCCATCGCACGTACAG GTCCATGACTCCAGCCCAGGCAGACCAGCAGTTTCTGGAGAACGCCAAGAAGCTGTCCATGTACGGGCTGGACCTCCATCAGGCCAAG gatTTGGAGGGAGTGGAAATCATGCTAGGGGTGTGTTCCAGTGGGCTTCACGTCTACAAGGACAAGCTCCGAATCAACCGCTTCCCCTGGCCCAAGGTCCTGAAGATCTCCTACAAGAGAAGCAGCTTCTTCATCAAGATCCGTCCCTCCGAG CAAGAGCAATACGAGAGCACCATCGGGTTCAAGCTGCCCAATTACAAAGCCTCAAAGAAGCTGTGGAAAGTCTGTGTGGAGCACCACACCTTTTTCAG GCTCACCTCTACAGAAGCCACCACCCCGCGGAGGTTCCTGGCTTTGGGCTCCAAGTTCCGGTACAGCGGACGGACCCAAGCCCAGACTCGCCAGGCCAGCTCGATGATCGACAGGCCGGCCCCTCTGTTCCAGCGCACTGCCAGTAAGCGTGCTTCTCGGAGTCTCGATGGAG CGAGGGGTAAGTCTCCCCAGTCCGATTTGAAGCCGGTAGCGGAGAGGAAGGAGGAGGATTGGTTTACACTGCTGGACCCGGCCCGTTCAGAACCCTCTCTCGAGGGCTCAG TCGGGGACGAGTCCCACCAACCTCAGCCAATAGGAGCAGAGAGGAAGAAGGAAGATGATTGGTTTGTGCTGCTGGACCCCTCCCGTTCGGAACCCTCCCCTCGGCCCCCAG TGGAGGGCAAATCTGCCCAGTCTGATTTGAAGCCGGTAGCGGAGAGGAAGGAGGAAGGTGATTGGTTTGTGTTGCTGGACCCCACCCACTCAGAACCCGCCCCTCAGCCTCCAG CTGAGGGTAAGGCTCCCTATCCTAAGCCAATAGGAGCAGAGAAGGTGGAAGTGGAGGAGGATGATTGGTTTGTGCTGTTGGACCCCACACGTTCAGAACCCGCCCCTAAACCCCCAG CGATGGTGGTGACCCCTGATAAGAGCCCTCGCCCCGTCAGCGCCCCAGTCATCTCCCAGGGACCGCAGGGAGAGGCCAGAGCTCAGGCGCCTGCCACGGCCAAGCAGGACCAACGGGAGGTCACTCCAGCGGTCACGCAGGAGGAGAGGAAAGTAGAGGTCAAGCCCGAGGTCAAGCCAGCTGAGCTGCCCTCCAGACCGGAGCCAGTGCAAGTCAAG ATGCGGAGAGAACCGAGAGAAGCCCCGACAGTCACAGCCACAAACGGGGACAAATCTCAG CGCCCCTCGGTGGCTGACGAGGAGCTGGTGCGAATGCGGAAG AAAAGAGCTAAGAAAATTGAGGGTGAAACTATTTATATCAGACATAGCAATTTAATGTTGGAG GATCTGGACAAGACGCAGGATGAGATCATGCGTCACCAAGCCAGCATCAGCGAGCTGAAGAGGAACTTCATGGAGTCTGTCCCAGAGCCGCGGCCCAGCGAATGGGACAAGCGTCTCTCTACCCACTCCCCCTTTCGCACCCTCAACATCAACGGACAGGTGCAGCCGGGGCCCGATGGG
- the LOC121308287 gene encoding protein 4.1-like isoform X16 — protein sequence MAHSPAWMLCGALPCFNMTTEASSVGEAESQQRPSEPEAEQRPPPAQEPAASEPRESSKEEPEGQDKPSETPSSPAEEQLKPRSRSSAGRGLSRLFSSFLKRRSQCSEGEGAVPDKTGGGDKDKEARPEVQEEEVLLKAPIADPEPELRAEGDPALDLHSLSSVETQPAQEDQKEDQDTEEEEEEEEEKQVGTETEGGKEGGDSESKPTEESKPGPKLPRKPRAMRYKVSLLDEEVYECDLDKHAKGQELFAKVCDHLNLLEKDYYGLAIWESSTVKTWLDLTKEIRKQVQEVPCSLTFNVKFYPPDPTQLTEDITRYYLCLQLRKDIVSGRLPCSFVTLALLGSYTAQSELGEYDPDLHGTDYLSQVRLAPNQTKELEEKVMELHRTYRSMTPAQADQQFLENAKKLSMYGLDLHQAKDLEGVEIMLGVCSSGLHVYKDKLRINRFPWPKVLKISYKRSSFFIKIRPSEQEQYESTIGFKLPNYKASKKLWKVCVEHHTFFRLTSTEATTPRRFLALGSKFRYSGRTQAQTRQASSMIDRPAPLFQRTASKRASRSLDGARGKSPQSDLKPVAERKEEDWFTLLDPARSEPSLEGSVGDESHQPQPIGAERKKEDDWFVLLDPSRSEPSPRPPVEGKSAQSDLKPVAERKEEGDWFVLLDPTHSEPAPQPPAEGKAPYPKPIGAEKVEVEEDDWFVLLDPTRSEPAPKPPAMVVTPDKSPRPVSAPVISQGPQGEARAQAPATAKQDQREVTPAVTQEERKVEVKPEVKPAELPSRPEPVQVKMRREPREAPTVTATNGDKSQRPSVADEELVRMRKKRAKKIEGETIYIRHSNLMLEDLDKTQDEIMRHQASISELKRNFMESVPEPRPSEWDKRLSTHSPFRTLNINGQVQPGPDGVTRPALPSSDTQGFTRKWPPDYRVSPATSTNSITSAHVFFSHRCKTCCIC from the exons tTTCAACATGACGACAGAAGCCAGTTCAGTAGGCGAGGCGGAGAGCCAGCAGAGGCCCAGTGAACCCGAGGCAGAGCAGCGGCCCCCACCAGCCCAGGAGCCCGCCGCCTCGGAGCCCCGGGAAAGCTCAAAGGAGGAGCCGGAGGGGCAGGACAAGCCCAGCGAGACCCCCAGCTCTCCCGCGGAGGAGCAGCTGAAACCCCGGAGCCGATCGTCGGCCGGCCGCGGACTCTCGCGCCTCTTCTCCTCCTTCCTGAAGCGCCGCTCGCAGTGCTCGGAGGGAGAGGGTGCGGTGCCAGACAAGACAGGGGGCGGAGACAAGGACAAGGAGGCGAGGCCCGAGGTCCAGGAAGAGGAAGTGCTGCTCAAGGCTCCTATCGCTGATCCTGAACCCGAGCTGAGAGCGGAGGGGGACCCTGCTCTCGACCTGCACTCTCTGAGCAGCGTTGAGACACAG cCGGCTCAGGAGGACCAGAAGGAGGACCAGGAcacagaggaggaagaggaagaggaggaagaaaaacAGGTGGGAACCGAGACCGAGGGTGGCAAGGAAGGTGGCGACTCGGAGAGTAAACCCACTGAAGAGTCCAAACCCGGCCCAAAGCTGCCCCGCAAACCCAGAGCCATGCGCTACAAAGTGTCCCTGCTGGACGAAGAGGTCTACGAGTGCGACCTGGAC AAACATGCAAAGGGCCAGGAGTTGTTCGCGAAGGTCTGTGATCATCTCAACCTCCTGGAGAAAGACTACTATGGACTGGCGATCTGGGAGTCATCCACCGTGAAG aCATGGCTGGACCTTACAAAGGAGATCCGGAAGCAGGTGCAAG AAGTTCCCTGCAGCTTGACGTTCAATGTCAAATTTTACCCCCCGGACCCTACCCAGCTCACAGAGGACATCACCAG GTACTACCTGTGTTTGCAGCTGCGGAAGGACATTGTGTCAGGACGGCTGCCCTGCTCCTTCGTCACGCTGGCCCTGCTGGGCTCCTACACGGCGCAGTCGGAGCTGGGAGAGTATGACCCCGACCTGCACGGCACGGACTACCTGAGCCAGGTGCGGCTCGCCCCCAACCAGACCAAGGAGCTGGAGGAGAAGGTGATGGAGCTCCATCGCACGTACAG GTCCATGACTCCAGCCCAGGCAGACCAGCAGTTTCTGGAGAACGCCAAGAAGCTGTCCATGTACGGGCTGGACCTCCATCAGGCCAAG gatTTGGAGGGAGTGGAAATCATGCTAGGGGTGTGTTCCAGTGGGCTTCACGTCTACAAGGACAAGCTCCGAATCAACCGCTTCCCCTGGCCCAAGGTCCTGAAGATCTCCTACAAGAGAAGCAGCTTCTTCATCAAGATCCGTCCCTCCGAG CAAGAGCAATACGAGAGCACCATCGGGTTCAAGCTGCCCAATTACAAAGCCTCAAAGAAGCTGTGGAAAGTCTGTGTGGAGCACCACACCTTTTTCAG GCTCACCTCTACAGAAGCCACCACCCCGCGGAGGTTCCTGGCTTTGGGCTCCAAGTTCCGGTACAGCGGACGGACCCAAGCCCAGACTCGCCAGGCCAGCTCGATGATCGACAGGCCGGCCCCTCTGTTCCAGCGCACTGCCAGTAAGCGTGCTTCTCGGAGTCTCGATGGAG CGAGGGGTAAGTCTCCCCAGTCCGATTTGAAGCCGGTAGCGGAGAGGAAGGAGGAGGATTGGTTTACACTGCTGGACCCGGCCCGTTCAGAACCCTCTCTCGAGGGCTCAG TCGGGGACGAGTCCCACCAACCTCAGCCAATAGGAGCAGAGAGGAAGAAGGAAGATGATTGGTTTGTGCTGCTGGACCCCTCCCGTTCGGAACCCTCCCCTCGGCCCCCAG TGGAGGGCAAATCTGCCCAGTCTGATTTGAAGCCGGTAGCGGAGAGGAAGGAGGAAGGTGATTGGTTTGTGTTGCTGGACCCCACCCACTCAGAACCCGCCCCTCAGCCTCCAG CTGAGGGTAAGGCTCCCTATCCTAAGCCAATAGGAGCAGAGAAGGTGGAAGTGGAGGAGGATGATTGGTTTGTGCTGTTGGACCCCACACGTTCAGAACCCGCCCCTAAACCCCCAG CGATGGTGGTGACCCCTGATAAGAGCCCTCGCCCCGTCAGCGCCCCAGTCATCTCCCAGGGACCGCAGGGAGAGGCCAGAGCTCAGGCGCCTGCCACGGCCAAGCAGGACCAACGGGAGGTCACTCCAGCGGTCACGCAGGAGGAGAGGAAAGTAGAGGTCAAGCCCGAGGTCAAGCCAGCTGAGCTGCCCTCCAGACCGGAGCCAGTGCAAGTCAAG ATGCGGAGAGAACCGAGAGAAGCCCCGACAGTCACAGCCACAAACGGGGACAAATCTCAG CGCCCCTCGGTGGCTGACGAGGAGCTGGTGCGAATGCGGAAG AAAAGAGCTAAGAAAATTGAGGGTGAAACTATTTATATCAGACATAGCAATTTAATGTTGGAG GATCTGGACAAGACGCAGGATGAGATCATGCGTCACCAAGCCAGCATCAGCGAGCTGAAGAGGAACTTCATGGAGTCTGTCCCAGAGCCGCGGCCCAGCGAATGGGACAAGCGTCTCTCTACCCACTCCCCCTTTCGCACCCTCAACATCAACGGACAGGTGCAGCCGGGGCCCGATGGG
- the LOC121308287 gene encoding protein 4.1-like isoform X15, whose amino-acid sequence MAHSPAWMLCGALPCFNMTTEASSVGEAESQQRPSEPEAEQRPPPAQEPAASEPRESSKEEPEGQDKPSETPSSPAEEQLKPRSRSSAGRGLSRLFSSFLKRRSQCSEGEGAVPDKTGGGDKDKEARPEVQEEEVLLKAPIADPEPELRAEGDPALDLHSLSSVETQPAQEDQKEDQDTEEEEEEEEEKQVGTETEGGKEGGDSESKPTEESKPGPKLPRKPRAMRYKVSLLDEEVYECDLDKHAKGQELFAKVCDHLNLLEKDYYGLAIWESSTVKTWLDLTKEIRKQVQEVPCSLTFNVKFYPPDPTQLTEDITRYYLCLQLRKDIVSGRLPCSFVTLALLGSYTAQSELGEYDPDLHGTDYLSQVRLAPNQTKELEEKVMELHRTYRSMTPAQADQQFLENAKKLSMYGLDLHQAKDLEGVEIMLGVCSSGLHVYKDKLRINRFPWPKVLKISYKRSSFFIKIRPSEQEQYESTIGFKLPNYKASKKLWKVCVEHHTFFRLTSTEATTPRRFLALGSKFRYSGRTQAQTRQASSMIDRPAPLFQRTASKRASRSLDGARGKSPQSDLKPVAERKEEDWFTLLDPARSEPSLEGSVGDESHQPQPIGAERKKEDDWFVLLDPSRSEPSPRPPVEGKSAQSDLKPVAERKEEGDWFVLLDPTHSEPAPQPPAEGKAPYPKPIGAEKVEVEEDDWFVLLDPTRSEPAPKPPAMVVTPDKSPRPVSAPVISQGPQGEARAQAPATAKQDQREVTPAVTQEERKVEVKPEVKPAELPSRPEPVQVKMRREPREAPTVTATNGDKSQRPSVADEELVRMRKKRAKKIEGETIYIRHSNLMLEDLDKTQDEIMRHQASISELKRNFMESVPEPRPSEWDKRLSTHSPFRTLNINGQVQPGPDGSCSAAQSPVSCRPLSPLSPTGVYKEVAPRLPSEPSHLNQLHHLRTRFFLS is encoded by the exons tTTCAACATGACGACAGAAGCCAGTTCAGTAGGCGAGGCGGAGAGCCAGCAGAGGCCCAGTGAACCCGAGGCAGAGCAGCGGCCCCCACCAGCCCAGGAGCCCGCCGCCTCGGAGCCCCGGGAAAGCTCAAAGGAGGAGCCGGAGGGGCAGGACAAGCCCAGCGAGACCCCCAGCTCTCCCGCGGAGGAGCAGCTGAAACCCCGGAGCCGATCGTCGGCCGGCCGCGGACTCTCGCGCCTCTTCTCCTCCTTCCTGAAGCGCCGCTCGCAGTGCTCGGAGGGAGAGGGTGCGGTGCCAGACAAGACAGGGGGCGGAGACAAGGACAAGGAGGCGAGGCCCGAGGTCCAGGAAGAGGAAGTGCTGCTCAAGGCTCCTATCGCTGATCCTGAACCCGAGCTGAGAGCGGAGGGGGACCCTGCTCTCGACCTGCACTCTCTGAGCAGCGTTGAGACACAG cCGGCTCAGGAGGACCAGAAGGAGGACCAGGAcacagaggaggaagaggaagaggaggaagaaaaacAGGTGGGAACCGAGACCGAGGGTGGCAAGGAAGGTGGCGACTCGGAGAGTAAACCCACTGAAGAGTCCAAACCCGGCCCAAAGCTGCCCCGCAAACCCAGAGCCATGCGCTACAAAGTGTCCCTGCTGGACGAAGAGGTCTACGAGTGCGACCTGGAC AAACATGCAAAGGGCCAGGAGTTGTTCGCGAAGGTCTGTGATCATCTCAACCTCCTGGAGAAAGACTACTATGGACTGGCGATCTGGGAGTCATCCACCGTGAAG aCATGGCTGGACCTTACAAAGGAGATCCGGAAGCAGGTGCAAG AAGTTCCCTGCAGCTTGACGTTCAATGTCAAATTTTACCCCCCGGACCCTACCCAGCTCACAGAGGACATCACCAG GTACTACCTGTGTTTGCAGCTGCGGAAGGACATTGTGTCAGGACGGCTGCCCTGCTCCTTCGTCACGCTGGCCCTGCTGGGCTCCTACACGGCGCAGTCGGAGCTGGGAGAGTATGACCCCGACCTGCACGGCACGGACTACCTGAGCCAGGTGCGGCTCGCCCCCAACCAGACCAAGGAGCTGGAGGAGAAGGTGATGGAGCTCCATCGCACGTACAG GTCCATGACTCCAGCCCAGGCAGACCAGCAGTTTCTGGAGAACGCCAAGAAGCTGTCCATGTACGGGCTGGACCTCCATCAGGCCAAG gatTTGGAGGGAGTGGAAATCATGCTAGGGGTGTGTTCCAGTGGGCTTCACGTCTACAAGGACAAGCTCCGAATCAACCGCTTCCCCTGGCCCAAGGTCCTGAAGATCTCCTACAAGAGAAGCAGCTTCTTCATCAAGATCCGTCCCTCCGAG CAAGAGCAATACGAGAGCACCATCGGGTTCAAGCTGCCCAATTACAAAGCCTCAAAGAAGCTGTGGAAAGTCTGTGTGGAGCACCACACCTTTTTCAG GCTCACCTCTACAGAAGCCACCACCCCGCGGAGGTTCCTGGCTTTGGGCTCCAAGTTCCGGTACAGCGGACGGACCCAAGCCCAGACTCGCCAGGCCAGCTCGATGATCGACAGGCCGGCCCCTCTGTTCCAGCGCACTGCCAGTAAGCGTGCTTCTCGGAGTCTCGATGGAG CGAGGGGTAAGTCTCCCCAGTCCGATTTGAAGCCGGTAGCGGAGAGGAAGGAGGAGGATTGGTTTACACTGCTGGACCCGGCCCGTTCAGAACCCTCTCTCGAGGGCTCAG TCGGGGACGAGTCCCACCAACCTCAGCCAATAGGAGCAGAGAGGAAGAAGGAAGATGATTGGTTTGTGCTGCTGGACCCCTCCCGTTCGGAACCCTCCCCTCGGCCCCCAG TGGAGGGCAAATCTGCCCAGTCTGATTTGAAGCCGGTAGCGGAGAGGAAGGAGGAAGGTGATTGGTTTGTGTTGCTGGACCCCACCCACTCAGAACCCGCCCCTCAGCCTCCAG CTGAGGGTAAGGCTCCCTATCCTAAGCCAATAGGAGCAGAGAAGGTGGAAGTGGAGGAGGATGATTGGTTTGTGCTGTTGGACCCCACACGTTCAGAACCCGCCCCTAAACCCCCAG CGATGGTGGTGACCCCTGATAAGAGCCCTCGCCCCGTCAGCGCCCCAGTCATCTCCCAGGGACCGCAGGGAGAGGCCAGAGCTCAGGCGCCTGCCACGGCCAAGCAGGACCAACGGGAGGTCACTCCAGCGGTCACGCAGGAGGAGAGGAAAGTAGAGGTCAAGCCCGAGGTCAAGCCAGCTGAGCTGCCCTCCAGACCGGAGCCAGTGCAAGTCAAG ATGCGGAGAGAACCGAGAGAAGCCCCGACAGTCACAGCCACAAACGGGGACAAATCTCAG CGCCCCTCGGTGGCTGACGAGGAGCTGGTGCGAATGCGGAAG AAAAGAGCTAAGAAAATTGAGGGTGAAACTATTTATATCAGACATAGCAATTTAATGTTGGAG GATCTGGACAAGACGCAGGATGAGATCATGCGTCACCAAGCCAGCATCAGCGAGCTGAAGAGGAACTTCATGGAGTCTGTCCCAGAGCCGCGGCCCAGCGAATGGGACAAGCGTCTCTCTACCCACTCCCCCTTTCGCACCCTCAACATCAACGGACAGGTGCAGCCGGGGCCCGATGGG
- the LOC121308287 gene encoding protein 4.1-like isoform X17, giving the protein MAHSPAWMLCGALPCFNMTTEASSVGEAESQQRPSEPEAEQRPPPAQEPAASEPRESSKEEPEGQDKPSETPSSPAEEQLKPRSRSSAGRGLSRLFSSFLKRRSQCSEGEGAVPDKTGGGDKDKEARPEVQEEEVLLKAPIADPEPELRAEGDPALDLHSLSSVETQPAQEDQKEDQDTEEEEEEEEEKQVGTETEGGKEGGDSESKPTEESKPGPKLPRKPRAMRYKVSLLDEEVYECDLDKHAKGQELFAKVCDHLNLLEKDYYGLAIWESSTVKTWLDLTKEIRKQVQEVPCSLTFNVKFYPPDPTQLTEDITRYYLCLQLRKDIVSGRLPCSFVTLALLGSYTAQSELGEYDPDLHGTDYLSQVRLAPNQTKELEEKVMELHRTYRSMTPAQADQQFLENAKKLSMYGLDLHQAKDLEGVEIMLGVCSSGLHVYKDKLRINRFPWPKVLKISYKRSSFFIKIRPSEQEQYESTIGFKLPNYKASKKLWKVCVEHHTFFRLTSTEATTPRRFLALGSKFRYSGRTQAQTRQASSMIDRPAPLFQRTASKRASRSLDGARGKSPQSDLKPVAERKEEDWFTLLDPARSEPSLEGSVGDESHQPQPIGAERKKEDDWFVLLDPSRSEPSPRPPVEGKSAQSDLKPVAERKEEGDWFVLLDPTHSEPAPQPPAEGKAPYPKPIGAEKVEVEEDDWFVLLDPTRSEPAPKPPAMVVTPDKSPRPVSAPVISQGPQGEARAQAPATAKQDQREVTPAVTQEERKVEVKPEVKPAELPSRPEPVQVKMRREPREAPTVTATNGDKSQRPSVADEELVRMRKKRAKKIEGETIYIRHSNLMLEDLDKTQDEIMRHQASISELKRNFMESVPEPRPSEWDKRLSTHSPFRTLNINGQVQPGPDGGFTRKWPPDYRVSPATSTNSITSAHVFFSHRCKTCCIC; this is encoded by the exons tTTCAACATGACGACAGAAGCCAGTTCAGTAGGCGAGGCGGAGAGCCAGCAGAGGCCCAGTGAACCCGAGGCAGAGCAGCGGCCCCCACCAGCCCAGGAGCCCGCCGCCTCGGAGCCCCGGGAAAGCTCAAAGGAGGAGCCGGAGGGGCAGGACAAGCCCAGCGAGACCCCCAGCTCTCCCGCGGAGGAGCAGCTGAAACCCCGGAGCCGATCGTCGGCCGGCCGCGGACTCTCGCGCCTCTTCTCCTCCTTCCTGAAGCGCCGCTCGCAGTGCTCGGAGGGAGAGGGTGCGGTGCCAGACAAGACAGGGGGCGGAGACAAGGACAAGGAGGCGAGGCCCGAGGTCCAGGAAGAGGAAGTGCTGCTCAAGGCTCCTATCGCTGATCCTGAACCCGAGCTGAGAGCGGAGGGGGACCCTGCTCTCGACCTGCACTCTCTGAGCAGCGTTGAGACACAG cCGGCTCAGGAGGACCAGAAGGAGGACCAGGAcacagaggaggaagaggaagaggaggaagaaaaacAGGTGGGAACCGAGACCGAGGGTGGCAAGGAAGGTGGCGACTCGGAGAGTAAACCCACTGAAGAGTCCAAACCCGGCCCAAAGCTGCCCCGCAAACCCAGAGCCATGCGCTACAAAGTGTCCCTGCTGGACGAAGAGGTCTACGAGTGCGACCTGGAC AAACATGCAAAGGGCCAGGAGTTGTTCGCGAAGGTCTGTGATCATCTCAACCTCCTGGAGAAAGACTACTATGGACTGGCGATCTGGGAGTCATCCACCGTGAAG aCATGGCTGGACCTTACAAAGGAGATCCGGAAGCAGGTGCAAG AAGTTCCCTGCAGCTTGACGTTCAATGTCAAATTTTACCCCCCGGACCCTACCCAGCTCACAGAGGACATCACCAG GTACTACCTGTGTTTGCAGCTGCGGAAGGACATTGTGTCAGGACGGCTGCCCTGCTCCTTCGTCACGCTGGCCCTGCTGGGCTCCTACACGGCGCAGTCGGAGCTGGGAGAGTATGACCCCGACCTGCACGGCACGGACTACCTGAGCCAGGTGCGGCTCGCCCCCAACCAGACCAAGGAGCTGGAGGAGAAGGTGATGGAGCTCCATCGCACGTACAG GTCCATGACTCCAGCCCAGGCAGACCAGCAGTTTCTGGAGAACGCCAAGAAGCTGTCCATGTACGGGCTGGACCTCCATCAGGCCAAG gatTTGGAGGGAGTGGAAATCATGCTAGGGGTGTGTTCCAGTGGGCTTCACGTCTACAAGGACAAGCTCCGAATCAACCGCTTCCCCTGGCCCAAGGTCCTGAAGATCTCCTACAAGAGAAGCAGCTTCTTCATCAAGATCCGTCCCTCCGAG CAAGAGCAATACGAGAGCACCATCGGGTTCAAGCTGCCCAATTACAAAGCCTCAAAGAAGCTGTGGAAAGTCTGTGTGGAGCACCACACCTTTTTCAG GCTCACCTCTACAGAAGCCACCACCCCGCGGAGGTTCCTGGCTTTGGGCTCCAAGTTCCGGTACAGCGGACGGACCCAAGCCCAGACTCGCCAGGCCAGCTCGATGATCGACAGGCCGGCCCCTCTGTTCCAGCGCACTGCCAGTAAGCGTGCTTCTCGGAGTCTCGATGGAG CGAGGGGTAAGTCTCCCCAGTCCGATTTGAAGCCGGTAGCGGAGAGGAAGGAGGAGGATTGGTTTACACTGCTGGACCCGGCCCGTTCAGAACCCTCTCTCGAGGGCTCAG TCGGGGACGAGTCCCACCAACCTCAGCCAATAGGAGCAGAGAGGAAGAAGGAAGATGATTGGTTTGTGCTGCTGGACCCCTCCCGTTCGGAACCCTCCCCTCGGCCCCCAG TGGAGGGCAAATCTGCCCAGTCTGATTTGAAGCCGGTAGCGGAGAGGAAGGAGGAAGGTGATTGGTTTGTGTTGCTGGACCCCACCCACTCAGAACCCGCCCCTCAGCCTCCAG CTGAGGGTAAGGCTCCCTATCCTAAGCCAATAGGAGCAGAGAAGGTGGAAGTGGAGGAGGATGATTGGTTTGTGCTGTTGGACCCCACACGTTCAGAACCCGCCCCTAAACCCCCAG CGATGGTGGTGACCCCTGATAAGAGCCCTCGCCCCGTCAGCGCCCCAGTCATCTCCCAGGGACCGCAGGGAGAGGCCAGAGCTCAGGCGCCTGCCACGGCCAAGCAGGACCAACGGGAGGTCACTCCAGCGGTCACGCAGGAGGAGAGGAAAGTAGAGGTCAAGCCCGAGGTCAAGCCAGCTGAGCTGCCCTCCAGACCGGAGCCAGTGCAAGTCAAG ATGCGGAGAGAACCGAGAGAAGCCCCGACAGTCACAGCCACAAACGGGGACAAATCTCAG CGCCCCTCGGTGGCTGACGAGGAGCTGGTGCGAATGCGGAAG AAAAGAGCTAAGAAAATTGAGGGTGAAACTATTTATATCAGACATAGCAATTTAATGTTGGAG GATCTGGACAAGACGCAGGATGAGATCATGCGTCACCAAGCCAGCATCAGCGAGCTGAAGAGGAACTTCATGGAGTCTGTCCCAGAGCCGCGGCCCAGCGAATGGGACAAGCGTCTCTCTACCCACTCCCCCTTTCGCACCCTCAACATCAACGGACAGGTGCAGCCGGGGCCCGATGGG